The following DNA comes from Cellulomonas soli.
TGCGTCAGCTCGTGCAGCAGCACGTAGTCCAGCACCCAGCGCGGCATGCCCCGCACCCGGTCGGAGATGCGGATCGTCCCGTCCGTCGGCGTGCACGACCCCCAGCGCCGCCCCTGGTTCGTCGACCAGGTCACGCTCGTCGGCACCGCACGCCCGTCCAGGTAGCGCGCCGACAGCTCACCGGCGCGCGTCGCCAGCTCGACGTCCGACGGCTTGCGCCGACGCTCCTGGGCCGCGAGCCGCGCGAGCATCCGGCGCACCCACTCGTGCTCCTGGGCGCGCGTGAACCGCGCCGGGATCGCCACGATCGTGCGCTCGCCCTCGCGCCAGGCGGTCACCGTCCGTGCACGACGGCGCGAGCGGCGGACCTCGACCTGCGTCAGGTCGTGCGTGGGGTGCACGAGCCGAACGCTAGTCCTTGACACCGGGGTCGTCACGGCATCCCGGGCTCGTCGTGTCCCGGCGAGTCCCGGTCCGAACGCGCTACCGGCCGGCCCAGGTCGGTCTACTGTGGGCGGCGCGCGGGCGCCCCCTGCACTGATCCCGCGCCGCCGGCCGGCGGTCCCCGTCCGGTGCATGGACCGAAGGAGGACCTAGATGCCTGAGACGTACGCGGGAGAGTTCTACTGCGTGAAGTGCAAGGAGAAGCGCGAGGCCGAGGGTGACGTGGTGATCTCCGAGTCGGGTC
Coding sequences within:
- a CDS encoding YgjP-like metallopeptidase domain-containing protein, with translation MHPTHDLTQVEVRRSRRRARTVTAWREGERTIVAIPARFTRAQEHEWVRRMLARLAAQERRRKPSDVELATRAGELSARYLDGRAVPTSVTWSTNQGRRWGSCTPTDGTIRISDRVRGMPRWVLDYVLLHELTHLLHAGHGPEFWAELDRYPRTARARGFLEGYTFAGERHGDHRSDGEGDGGASRDEDDDAHEHEPEHDGVELEIDEQLDARFDEQTDGATGGDRPTGLPAVPRRVRADDVTV
- a CDS encoding DUF5679 domain-containing protein; protein product: MPETYAGEFYCVKCKEKREAEGDVVISESGRRMAKATCPVCGTKLNRILGKA